From the genome of Gammaproteobacteria bacterium:
TCTCGTATTCCGTATACATCCACCACTTGCACCTAAACTACCTCCAAGCCACGACACTGGAGCCTGGGAGCGTGAAAAAACCCTCCGGGTCGAAAAACACAAGATCGAGATTTCCGGCCAGGCACTAGCTAGCAACTTGGATTATGGCACCGATACTACCAATCTATCGTGTAATGAAATTATACCCAGATTGAGTCACCCGCTCCCGCCAATAGGAGAGTAAATCATGAATGGTCTGCTCGAAGGGAATGAGTGGTGCCCAACCGGTATGTTGTGAGAATTTAGTGGTATCGGGGACCTGGAGATCAGCATCAATGGGGCGAAGTCGTTCCGGGTCAACTTCAATGCGGATATCTTCCTTGCGTGGCGACATCGAAATTAGCATATTTAATATCTCGCCAATGGTGCAGGAATGACAGCCGCCAATATTATAATAGGCGCCAGGTATTGGATTAATTGTTACCAGTAGATAATAGGCACGCACCGCATCACGCACATCAGCAATAGTTCGTAGCGATTGAAGATTTCCAACCTTGACCACTGGTGGAATCATATCCTTTTCAATCATTGCGATCTGTTTGGCAAACGTAGATTCGGCAAAGACATCACCACGCCGTGGTCCGGTGTGAGTAAACATCCGCGTGGTCATGACCGTCATGTTATACGCCTCGGCATAATAACGTCCGAGCAGATCGGTACCAACCTTCGATATGGCATAGGGTGATGCAGGATGAAAAGAGCATTCTTCGTGGATAGGCAGCTTTTCTTTTGGGACACGTCCAAATACTTCGGAAGAGGCACAGACATGGACGATGGCATCGGGTACCGACCTACGCAAAGCCTCTAGTACGCGAGCAGTCCCGATAATATTGGTATCGAGGGTATCCAACGGTGCTTCAAAGCTGGTGCGTGGATAGCTTTGCGCAGCGAGATGGAATACATAGTCCGGTTTGGCCTTGTGGACTACATCCTGTACCGACAAGGTGTCGCGCAGCTCACCGTAGAGCAGATGAACACGGTCTCTCGTATTGATCCGACCAATAAGATTGGACAGATTATCCAGAGGGCTGCGCCAACGATACATCCCATAAATATCCCAATCGGTTTCAGTCAACAGGAATTCAGCGAGATGTGAACCAACCATACCGGTAATTCCGGTAATCAGTGCGCGAGTTACCATAGTTTTGCTCTGTGGGTTCTTTTGTGACGCCATACATTAACAGCAATATGGTGAATTAACTGTAAAGGCAACCGCCCACTCCCCCTCCCAATAGAAGGAAGTAAATGATTCGATCGTAAGATAGTAACATTTGCATAAGGATCATATTGAGTTTCGAGGGTATGCAAGGTCCACCCCCTGATGTCCGTCGTAACTATCTCACCTTACCACCGCCCCCAACATCGATTGCCTCATCCTCCCAACTTCCCTACACTTTACAACCATGAGCCCCTTGTCTGATAAGAAAATTTTACTCGGTGTTAGCGGCGGTATTGCGGCCTATAAGACCCCGGAACTTGTCCGTCGCCTACGTGACGCTGGTGCAACGGTTCGCGTGGTCATGACCCATGCCGCGACGGCCTTTATCACCCCCCTCACCCTCCAGGCGACTTCTGCCAATCCGGTTCACACGGAATTGTTAGACCCAGCCGCAGAGGCAGGTATGGGACACATCGAGTTATCCCGATGGGCAGACGTCATCCTAATCGCCCCTGCCACCGCCGATTTGATGGCACGTCTTACCGCAGGACTGGCAGACGACCTGTTGACGACTCTATGCCTGGCATCACCGGCGCTCCTGTGCCTAGCCCCGGCCATGAATCATGTTATGTGGGCGGCCCCAGCCACTACGACCAATCGCGATATCCTCCTCTCTCGTGGGGTACGCCTGTTCGGTCCGGCCGAGGGGAAACAGGCCTGCGGCGAAATCGGCACCGGACGAATGGAAGAGCCTAACGACTTGGTGCGTGCCTTGGAGGTGTTGTTTTCTACCCCTCCCCTGCTCGCCGGACGGCGGGTCCTGGTCACTGCCGGTCCAACCCGTGAAGCCATCGATCCGGTACGTTTTCTGAGCAATCGCAGTTCCGGGAAAATGGGCTACGCAATTGCGGCAGCGGCAGTGGCAATGGGCGCCCAAGTAACCCTAGTAACGGGCCCCACGGCTTTACCCACTCCTGGAGCGGTTACTCGGATCGATGTGGTCTCCGCGCAAGAGATGCGGGATGCGGTACTCAACCGGATGGATACCTGCGAAATTTTCATCGCCTGCGCTGCGGTAGCGGATTATCGTCCGATTGCAGCTGCCCCTCAAAAGATCAAAAAGAAGGGAGAGAGCCCCCTCACCCTAGTATTGGAGCGCACCGACGATATTCTGGCCATGGTCGGTAATCTCCCCCACCGGCCATTTACGGTAGGCTTCGCTGCGGAGACGGAGAATCTCGAAACCAACGCCCAGGATAAACTCCACCGCAAAGGGGTAGACATGATTGCCGCCAATTGGGTGGGCGGCGCTACCGGTTTCGAAAGTGACGACAACGCCCTCCAGGTCTATTGGATAGGTGGGCAAGGCGACCTCCCGCGCGCAAGGAAATCAGTGCTAGCGCGTTCCCTGTTGGAAATAATCGTCGAGCGATTGTCCTCAAAAGATGCCCCCAAACCAATATCCGCGATAGACCCCCTGGCCCCCATGAACGTCCACGATTCTTAATAACAAAAATTATCGCATGATGTCGCCACCTATAAACTATAGGTCATTCCGGCAGAAAGTATCAGAATTGACGATTAGGTTGAGTCGCATGCTGATATCTTTTACATTGCCCACTCGCATTCTATCGAACCATGTAACTAGAGACTTATGATAAACATCCACACGATAAGTATTCGTCAGTTAATGACCAGCTTAGTCGCATTGATCTCCATTTTCATGTTGGGATTAATGATCATGGTCTGGCAAAAGTCCCATGAGATTAACGATGACTTAAGAAGTCTTACCGAATTTGGGCAGACAGCATCAATGGTAAAGGATATTCGTTACCACACCGTACAGGTCCAACAATTTCTTACCGATGCCGCACTCACCCATGAGTCTGACGGGATTACCGAAGCACGTAACCACGCCCGTGCCGCCCAAACGCTCTTCGATCAACTAGGAACAATCGAGCCCACGGAACAAACACACCTTCAAGCAGCGGCCAATGACCTCAAAGCGATGCTTCAAATAGGCGAGGAAATGGTTGATGCCTATCTGAAGAACGGTATGGAAGCGGGTAATATCTTAATGAAACGGCCGAATACCGGCTTCGACGATCGTTCCCTTCAAGTCCAAAGAGGAGTGGAGCGCCTGGTTCAGAATTTAGAAGGGAAACTAAAACAACAAGGCAATGATGTTTTCAGTGGAGGCCAGGCCCTAGTCACCAGGTCCGCCGAGATCCAAATATTGGTTTCTACCGTCATCCTCATGGGTAGCCTATTAGCCCTATTCCTTATTAGAAATCAAGTTAAGAAACTCATTGAAAGCCTGGATGAGGCGTTTTCCGCACTTTCCAGAGGGGACCTAACTTTTCATATGGACGCTACGGCAAATGGTGAAATTGGACAAATCTCCCGGATATTTAACAATTTTATCAAACGATTTGAAGAAACCGTCCGAGATTTTCTAAGGATTAACGATCAAATATCTTCGGCAACCGCTGAAAATTACATTAACGCCCACGATACTGCGAATGGCGTTGAGAAACAATCACAACAGATTCATGAAATGGCCGCCGCCGCGACCCAGATTAATTCTACGATCACCTATCTGGCCAACAATGCAATAGCTGCCTCTGAGGCAGCCCGGGAGGTAGCCGACTTAGTACAGTGTGGAAACACATCTATTAGCGCGTCGATCGATAGTATGCAACAAATAATGTTGCGCTCTGAGGAATCAGCCCTGGTGTTAGAATTATTGGGACAACGCTCCACTGAAATCGGAAAGATCGCCGAGGTCATTAAGGAGATTGCGGCACAAACCAATCTTCTCGCCCTCAACGCAGCCATCGAAGCGGCCCGCGCCGGTGAGCAAGGGCGCGGTTTTGCGGTCGTTGCCGATGAAGTACGTCAATTGGCCGTAAAAACCGCTCAGGCCACTGGCAAGATCACTGAAATGATTAAGGGGGTTCAAAATGAAGCCCAACGTTCAGTAACCTCTATGCGGGCAGTAACTGAAGGAGTAACGCAGGGGGTAGCCCTTATTAAGAATGCCGGTGATACCCTCCAGCAAATTACTACCCATAGTAGTTCCGTAGCCAATCGCATGATGGATATTGCTGCCGCCACCGAGGAACAATCAACCACGACCCAACATCTCTCCCAAAACATCGAAACAGTCGCCAAGGTAGCTCAAAAAATTGCCAATCGTGCGCAACAGGACGCCCTGGCAGCCGATGCTCTAGCCACATCCGTCATTGGAGAATTGGATACTATTGTTCAACGTTATCGATTAGAGCAGGACGAGGTACATCTGGAGGGAGCGGCATTGGAACAAATGCTTCACTCCGTTCCCCCCTTAGTTCATTGGGAGGATGATTTGAGTGTGGGTATTTCCCGTGTCGATGAACAACATAAAATTCTTATCTCTCTCATCAATCGCCTTCATGCCGCCATGAAGAAACGGATGAGCACAACTGTGACCGGCGAGATCCTCAAACAATTGGTAGATTACACTAAGACTCATTTCTCCATGGAGGAAGAGATGTTTAAACGTTATCGCTATCCAGAACCTGAGTATTCCCATCACCTCCAAGCTCACGCCACTTTCGTCAAAACCCTTGAGGAGATCCATCAGAAATTTTTGCGTGGCGATGAGTCTGTAGGTATCAAAATCCTCAATTTCTTACGACAGTGGCTAATCGAGCATATCAAGGGGACTGACAAGAAATACGTGCCGTTCCTTTTGCAGCAGGGAATCAAATAGCTTCTTTAATAATACCCAAGTTGCTACCTAGTGTCTGATCGAAACCCACGATTTCGTGCTGCATAACCCACAGGGTTGTAAAATCGAGACGGTTTCCGGTCAGACACCAACAACCTGCCCTCAGTCAAAACGACAAGAACCAGGAAACGAATAGGTAACTATTCAGAATGTTTTCCGAACACCCCAAATATTGCATTTACAATTTGTTCCCCCCTCTCCCCTCAACAGGGAAGGATTGACGGTTGCCTGCATTTCTGGTTCTTGGTTAATGAATTATTCCAATAGCTACTGCATCCCATGAAAATTCCATCACTTACCAAAAAGACTCTGCCTGCTACAGAAGATCCTTCTCCGAAGGCTCCTCCCGCGAAGGACGCACCTCCTCAGAAAGGACGGTCGCTCACTTCTTTTCTCATGGCGACAGTGCTGTGCGTCTTGGTTATTGCAGTAACCGGCGTCATTCTCCTTCTGCTAGAGGAGGATCAGGTCGAACGCCAGAATCAACAACAATCCGCCCAGATTGCGACGGCCCTGGCCACAGAATTGGCCTTCTTCGTACAGACGCAGACCTCGCTCCTGGAAGCCATTGTCCAAGACCCGACGCTGGTCCAACTCTTTACGGCAAATGACAATATCGCCCTAGATGCCCGAGCGGCAGAGCTTACCTACTTATTTCCTGGGGCTCTCCGGGTACGTCTATTGCGTCCTGGTACCGTTCAAACCGATGAAAAGATTCATCCTGCGTTAGGTTACGCGGCATTGGCACTATTACGTGAAACCGAGGCTGGACGAATCCCTTCGGTGGAAGTCCATCTTTCCGTTGGCGGGAATCGCAATATCGCGATTACTCGGCCAGTACGTGACACCTCCGATAAACGTATTCTGGGGCATGTTCTGGTCCAATCCTCGGTAGATTCGCTGCCTCATCTGCTAGACCCAGTCGCACGCGGGGAGAATCTCGTTGTCTTGGTACAGACTGGGGATCGTCGGGAGGTTACGCTTTATCACAAAGGAGATAATCAAGAGACCGCCACCGCCCCGAATGTGGTACGCAAGGAAATTCCTGGTACACACTGGAGACTATCCTACCGCAGTAATTCTCACGGTGGTGAGGATCAAACTCTACAAATTGGTGGATTGTTGGGCGTAATCGCTGTAGTGGTCATCCTGGCTTTTTTGTGGGTACAACGTACCTTTAACAAGGCATTAAATGACGACCTCTCAGCCATTGTCACCACGATTAGAGAATTGCGTAATGAGCGTTCCGCCGCCCCATATTCGGCGCATTTCGCTGCGGTGTCTGGTACCTTGGAAGTTATTCAGCGTCTCTTTCAGACGCCAGCGACTCAGCAACCTAAGGCAAAGGTAGTAACCGCCGCGAGTCTCGGTGTTCTCCCCAAGCAAGAGGTGAAACCCTCTCTGGCGCCTCCGGTCCAGGCACCCGTTGACCCCACGCCACCGCAAGTCACGGGAGCAACGTCATCGCCGCCCCCATCGGTGCCGCAACCAATCTCAGCGCCAACCCCAGCCCCGGTATCAGCCTCGCCATTGGCAGCGGCACCCGCCACCGTTTCCGCGCCCGCGCAGGTACTCGCCTCCGCCCCCCCTGCTGCCCCAGCACCAACTCGGGTGGCACCGCTCCCTCTGGTTCTCCTGGACTTGGACAGTGCCCCCCCCGAGGCACCCACACCTACGCTCAGTCCTCCGGTGGTTTCCACCCCGTCAACAGCGCTGCCCACACTGGGCTTGTCCCTATTGGACCTGGACTTCTCTGACTTGGCCCCCGGCAATAAGGCGACCGTTACCCTCCCGGTCGCTGCGGCGTCTTCTTCGCGGTCCTCAGACCTGAGCCTTCTGAATCCGGGCTTCCCCACGCCGGCTTCCGAGGAGGACGAGGAAGCCATTACGTACCCCTCCGACCTTACCTCTGCCTCGGCTTCCCTATCCCCTGAAATTTTCCGGGCCTACGACATTCGAGGGATAGTAGATGACTCTCTAACTGCGGAGGGGGTCTACACCATCGGTCGTGCCATTGGCTCAGAGGCCCACGAACGTGGCCAACAGAGCGTCGTCGTAGCACGCGATGGACGTGTCTCGGCACTACGACTCGTCAACGCCCTCATCAGTGGAATGCGCGCCACGGGGTGCAATGTCATTGATATTGGGCAGGTTCCAACCCCGCTGCTGTACTTTGCCACCCACTTTTTGGAGACCCATGCCGGGGTCATGCTGACCGCCAGCCACAATCCTCCCCAATGGAATGGGATGAAGGTGGTGTTAGGAGGGGAAACTCTTTCAGAAGAGGGAATTCAACGGTTGTATCAGCGGATCGAGGCGGATCAATTCGTGACCGGAGACGGGAATCTGCAAACCATGGACGTGATCCCCGAATACCTTTCCCAGATCACCACTGATATCCAACTACAGCGGCCCTTACGCCTGGTAGTGGATGGTGGTAACGGCGTGGCGGGTGCCCTGGCCTCCCGGCTCTATCGCTCGCTGAATTGCGAGGTTGAGGAGCTGTTTTGTGAGGTGGATGGAAACTTTCCCCACCACCAGCCTGACCCCAGTCAGCCCCAAAATCTGCGCGACCTCATTGATGTGGTGAAGGCCCGTCAAGCGGACCTCGGCATTGCCCTCGACGGCGACGGTGACCGCTTGGTGGTTGTGGCCGGCAACGGCGCCATCATCTGGCCAGATCGCTTGATGATGCTATTTGCGGGTGATTTCCTACCTAGAAATCCAGGGGCCACTGTTGTATTTGACGTGAAGAGCAGCCCCCATCTCCCGCGCACCATCAAAAAGTACGGAGGGCGGCCTCTGATGTGGAAGACCGGTCACTCCCTCATCAAGGCCAAGATGAAGGAGGCCGGAGCCCTCCTGGGTGGGGAGATGAGTGGCCACATCTTTTTTAAGGAACGCTGGTTCGGCTTTGATGACGGGCTCTACGCCGGTGCGCGGCTCCTGGAACTCCTGTCGCACCACGAACATCCACCCACCGACGTGTTTGCCAAGCTGCCCGATGCTGCCATAAGCACTCCTGAGCTACGGCTGGATCTGCCCGAAGGAGAGAGCAACCGCCTCATGAAGGCGCTAGCCCTAACTCGAACGCGCATCACCGGTGCGGAAATTACCAACATCGATGGCCTACGCGCCGATTTTGAAGAGGGTTGGGGTTTAGTTCGGGCCTCCAATACGACACCATCTTTAGTGTTTCGTTTCGAGGCGAGTACCCCACAAACACTCCGCCGCGTCCAAGATGAGTTTCGACGTATCCTCCTCGAAGTCGGTCCAGGACTTAAATTGCCGTTCTAACCGGAATAATCTCGCGCTGTTTGTTGACCTCTGCCCGCAGCAAATCAACACCCACCTCTACCGCTGGTAAGGTAGCAAAGGCTTTAATTTTTTGATCGCTGGATCTGTCTGTGACTGCGATCATGGGGCTACATTACCGTCCACTCAGATAGCCGTTGTCAAACGGTGGTCGGTACCTGGGCAGTTACTTTCTGAGCAGCGATGAGTTTCATCCAACGCGGGACTGCCGGTTCCGGCGCAGGGATGGTAGGCATTTCCCCGGTCAGCGCCTGCATCAAGGCAGATATCGCCTGCTGATGATCGGTCGCAAGCAATATACCGGGATGATGGTCGACCAAATCCGAGGGACCAACTCGTCCTGGTTGTAGCGCCACCACGGGCCGTCCCATAAGTGCCGATTCGTAAAGCAGCAGAGAACTTATTCCGACAACAACCTCCGCAGCACTCGCAAGTTCAATGCGATTGCCTTCTACTAGCTTGGCCTGTACTCGACCATGAGTCGTCACGAATAGATCGGTAAGGGCCAGAGGATCTTCACGGGGATGAGGTTTAACCGCTACGGTATAGTTCTCTTTTCGAACCTCGGCAATTGTTTCGAGGACATTAAATAAGAGGGTCAAGGCGTCTCTTTCCGTATATCCTAAACCATTGCAGCTACCCATCGAACCATAAAAACGAGCAAGCGGTTCGGAAGCAAACAAAATTAGGGTGCTATCCCCCGCTAATTTTTGGCGAAGCCCCAGGGCACGGTAGCCCCGCCTCTGGATAAACTCATCCCATCCTGGATGGCCAGTGATAATAATGCGCTCTTCTGGACAACCTGCCTCGATAAGACGCCTCGCCATGAGTGCATCGATAACGGCAATCTGCCCTGGCAGGCAATCGAAGGGACAATCAGGAGAGGAAGAGAAACGCTGATGATAATTGATCCAATGGTCTACAAATGCGACAGATGGAATTCCTTGTTCTCGTGCCCAATTCCAAAATTGGCCATCACCCACAGCATCGAAGGAAGTACCCGTGAGTAGCATCGACGGCTGCACTGCTGCCAAATAGGGTTGTGCCTCTGTAAAAGAGGTTACCGTCTGCGCCGTTACCCCTAACATCGCCCAGGATTGCGCGGCATGTTCCAATCCAAATACTAAACACGAGATTCCTGCCCCTTCCCGTAGGGCTCGAACCACCGGGGCGAGTGCGGCAGCGCTACCGGGTTGGCATGCAACAATAATTATTGTGCGCATCACGGAACGTCAAAACGCAACTGTCCAGCTATCTCTTTTGCGCTCAAGCAGAACGAAGTTTAGCCAGGGGAGTTTCTGAGACTGGGTTAAAGTGTTGTGGAGATCAATACCTTCTCTAATTGCCGCGCCAAATTATCCCGCGCAAAGCGTTCGTGAGCTAATCGAAGAGCAGCCTCCCCCGCGTGCGCCAACTTTTGCTCATCCGTCAAAAAATCAACCAACTGTTGTGCCGCTTGTGGAATATCATATTCATTCAATACTACACCCGCTCCACACATCCGTAATAAATCAGCTTGCCAACCACCATAATTGGTAACAACGGGTCGTCCGGCAGCCAATCCATCAAAAAATTTATTAGATGAATTATCCCAAATTCGACCGGGGATAGTGACTAGAAGTGTCGAGACTACCGTTGCTGCCGAAAATAGCGCGGGAATATCGGCTTTGGGAATTTTTGGTAGTACAAAAAAATTCTTATTCAAAACGCCTAGTTCTTGCGCCAAAGTTTGCACAGCGTCAAATTCCGCGCCATCGCCAACCGCCAAAAAGCGCACATCAGGCATAAGCGACTGCACGACACTAGCTAATTTTGCCATATATCCCACATCATTCACTTTACCAAAAGCTCCGGCATACAGCATCAAGGGCCGCTCCCCTAACCATGCATAACGCGATCGAAACGCTTTCCCTGCTTCGGGAGACACTTGGAACAAATC
Proteins encoded in this window:
- a CDS encoding GDP-4-dehydro-6-deoxy-D-mannose reductase, producing MVTRALITGITGMVGSHLAEFLLTETDWDIYGMYRWRSPLDNLSNLIGRINTRDRVHLLYGELRDTLSVQDVVHKAKPDYVFHLAAQSYPRTSFEAPLDTLDTNIIGTARVLEALRRSVPDAIVHVCASSEVFGRVPKEKLPIHEECSFHPASPYAISKVGTDLLGRYYAEAYNMTVMTTRMFTHTGPRRGDVFAESTFAKQIAMIEKDMIPPVVKVGNLQSLRTIADVRDAVRAYYLLVTINPIPGAYYNIGGCHSCTIGEILNMLISMSPRKEDIRIEVDPERLRPIDADLQVPDTTKFSQHTGWAPLIPFEQTIHDLLSYWRERVTQSGYNFITR
- the dfp gene encoding fused 4'-phosphopantothenoylcysteine decarboxylase and phosphopantothenoylcysteine synthetase, which codes for MSPLSDKKILLGVSGGIAAYKTPELVRRLRDAGATVRVVMTHAATAFITPLTLQATSANPVHTELLDPAAEAGMGHIELSRWADVILIAPATADLMARLTAGLADDLLTTLCLASPALLCLAPAMNHVMWAAPATTTNRDILLSRGVRLFGPAEGKQACGEIGTGRMEEPNDLVRALEVLFSTPPLLAGRRVLVTAGPTREAIDPVRFLSNRSSGKMGYAIAAAAVAMGAQVTLVTGPTALPTPGAVTRIDVVSAQEMRDAVLNRMDTCEIFIACAAVADYRPIAAAPQKIKKKGESPLTLVLERTDDILAMVGNLPHRPFTVGFAAETENLETNAQDKLHRKGVDMIAANWVGGATGFESDDNALQVYWIGGQGDLPRARKSVLARSLLEIIVERLSSKDAPKPISAIDPLAPMNVHDS
- a CDS encoding methyl-accepting chemotaxis protein — encoded protein: MINIHTISIRQLMTSLVALISIFMLGLMIMVWQKSHEINDDLRSLTEFGQTASMVKDIRYHTVQVQQFLTDAALTHESDGITEARNHARAAQTLFDQLGTIEPTEQTHLQAAANDLKAMLQIGEEMVDAYLKNGMEAGNILMKRPNTGFDDRSLQVQRGVERLVQNLEGKLKQQGNDVFSGGQALVTRSAEIQILVSTVILMGSLLALFLIRNQVKKLIESLDEAFSALSRGDLTFHMDATANGEIGQISRIFNNFIKRFEETVRDFLRINDQISSATAENYINAHDTANGVEKQSQQIHEMAAAATQINSTITYLANNAIAASEAAREVADLVQCGNTSISASIDSMQQIMLRSEESALVLELLGQRSTEIGKIAEVIKEIAAQTNLLALNAAIEAARAGEQGRGFAVVADEVRQLAVKTAQATGKITEMIKGVQNEAQRSVTSMRAVTEGVTQGVALIKNAGDTLQQITTHSSSVANRMMDIAAATEEQSTTTQHLSQNIETVAKVAQKIANRAQQDALAADALATSVIGELDTIVQRYRLEQDEVHLEGAALEQMLHSVPPLVHWEDDLSVGISRVDEQHKILISLINRLHAAMKKRMSTTVTGEILKQLVDYTKTHFSMEEEMFKRYRYPEPEYSHHLQAHATFVKTLEEIHQKFLRGDESVGIKILNFLRQWLIEHIKGTDKKYVPFLLQQGIK
- a CDS encoding phosphomannomutase / phosphoglucomutase, encoding MKIPSLTKKTLPATEDPSPKAPPAKDAPPQKGRSLTSFLMATVLCVLVIAVTGVILLLLEEDQVERQNQQQSAQIATALATELAFFVQTQTSLLEAIVQDPTLVQLFTANDNIALDARAAELTYLFPGALRVRLLRPGTVQTDEKIHPALGYAALALLRETEAGRIPSVEVHLSVGGNRNIAITRPVRDTSDKRILGHVLVQSSVDSLPHLLDPVARGENLVVLVQTGDRREVTLYHKGDNQETATAPNVVRKEIPGTHWRLSYRSNSHGGEDQTLQIGGLLGVIAVVVILAFLWVQRTFNKALNDDLSAIVTTIRELRNERSAAPYSAHFAAVSGTLEVIQRLFQTPATQQPKAKVVTAASLGVLPKQEVKPSLAPPVQAPVDPTPPQVTGATSSPPPSVPQPISAPTPAPVSASPLAAAPATVSAPAQVLASAPPAAPAPTRVAPLPLVLLDLDSAPPEAPTPTLSPPVVSTPSTALPTLGLSLLDLDFSDLAPGNKATVTLPVAAASSSRSSDLSLLNPGFPTPASEEDEEAITYPSDLTSASASLSPEIFRAYDIRGIVDDSLTAEGVYTIGRAIGSEAHERGQQSVVVARDGRVSALRLVNALISGMRATGCNVIDIGQVPTPLLYFATHFLETHAGVMLTASHNPPQWNGMKVVLGGETLSEEGIQRLYQRIEADQFVTGDGNLQTMDVIPEYLSQITTDIQLQRPLRLVVDGGNGVAGALASRLYRSLNCEVEELFCEVDGNFPHHQPDPSQPQNLRDLIDVVKARQADLGIALDGDGDRLVVVAGNGAIIWPDRLMMLFAGDFLPRNPGATVVFDVKSSPHLPRTIKKYGGRPLMWKTGHSLIKAKMKEAGALLGGEMSGHIFFKERWFGFDDGLYAGARLLELLSHHEHPPTDVFAKLPDAAISTPELRLDLPEGESNRLMKALALTRTRITGAEITNIDGLRADFEEGWGLVRASNTTPSLVFRFEASTPQTLRRVQDEFRRILLEVGPGLKLPF
- a CDS encoding hypothetical protein (Evidence 5 : Unknown function); translated protein: MRTIIIVACQPGSAAALAPVVRALREGAGISCLVFGLEHAAQSWAMLGVTAQTVTSFTEAQPYLAAVQPSMLLTGTSFDAVGDGQFWNWAREQGIPSVAFVDHWINYHQRFSSSPDCPFDCLPGQIAVIDALMARRLIEAGCPEERIIITGHPGWDEFIQRRGYRALGLRQKLAGDSTLILFASEPLARFYGSMGSCNGLGYTERDALTLLFNVLETIAEVRKENYTVAVKPHPREDPLALTDLFVTTHGRVQAKLVEGNRIELASAAEVVVGISSLLLYESALMGRPVVALQPGRVGPSDLVDHHPGILLATDHQQAISALMQALTGEMPTIPAPEPAVPRWMKLIAAQKVTAQVPTTV
- a CDS encoding colanic acid biosynthesis glycosyl transferase WcaI produces the protein MRILYLHQYFNLPSMSGGTRSFEMARRFVEWGHEVHMITSDRSNQNTSSTWRVTTEAGMTVHWLAVPYSNRLSYQERIRSFFKFAWGAATRAAAIPADVVFATSTPLTIALPAIYAARRQRIPMVFEVRDLWPDLPIVIGALRGSLPIMLARWLEKFAYDNSSAVVALSPGMKEGVVRRGYPEARVHVIPNSCDLDLFQVSPEAGKAFRSRYAWLGERPLMLYAGAFGKVNDVGYMAKLASVVQSLMPDVRFLAVGDGAEFDAVQTLAQELGVLNKNFFVLPKIPKADIPALFSAATVVSTLLVTIPGRIWDNSSNKFFDGLAAGRPVVTNYGGWQADLLRMCGAGVVLNEYDIPQAAQQLVDFLTDEQKLAHAGEAALRLAHERFARDNLARQLEKVLISTTL